A stretch of Paenibacillus sp. URB8-2 DNA encodes these proteins:
- a CDS encoding NAD(P)/FAD-dependent oxidoreductase — protein sequence MSEFDVIVIGGGPSGLMASVAAAEHGASVLLIDKGTKLGRKLGISGGGRCNVTNMKETAELIAHIPGNGRFLYSALGHFDNRSIVDFFENLGIRLKEEDNGRMFPVSDKASSVVSALVGKVKSLGVQVITDSPVREVVYGKDCVHGVLLASGKRLTGRAVIIATGGKSVPHTGSTGDGYAWAEAAGHTVTELYPTEVPIVSREDWIKSGELQGLSLRDVALSVWNEKGKKLISHRGDMIFTHFGLSGPIALRCSQFLRQVQRKTGKQSVELSIDLFPDMRPNETEAQLRDRLEAESKKAVRNALKGLLPERLIPLLLSKSGIDGDLTGPHLSKSNLAALAALMKRMPVLAHGTRPLEEAFVTGGGIHLKEVDPGTMQSKLMPGLYFCGEILDIHGYTGGYNITAAFSTGYTAGMHAARQEA from the coding sequence ATGAGTGAATTCGATGTTATCGTCATCGGCGGCGGACCTTCCGGTCTGATGGCCAGCGTAGCCGCAGCGGAACACGGGGCCTCCGTGCTGCTGATCGACAAGGGAACCAAGCTTGGACGCAAGCTGGGCATCTCCGGCGGAGGTCGCTGCAATGTGACTAATATGAAAGAAACGGCAGAACTGATCGCCCATATTCCGGGAAATGGACGTTTTTTGTACAGCGCGCTCGGCCATTTCGACAACCGTTCCATAGTCGACTTTTTTGAAAATTTGGGTATTCGGTTAAAGGAAGAAGATAACGGCCGAATGTTCCCCGTTTCCGATAAAGCTTCCAGTGTCGTCTCCGCATTGGTCGGCAAAGTAAAAAGTCTCGGCGTTCAGGTCATCACGGACAGTCCCGTCCGCGAAGTGGTTTATGGGAAGGACTGTGTTCACGGCGTCCTTCTCGCTTCGGGAAAAAGGCTGACTGGCCGGGCGGTCATTATAGCGACCGGGGGGAAGTCGGTTCCCCATACCGGTTCCACCGGCGACGGTTATGCCTGGGCCGAAGCGGCGGGCCATACGGTTACGGAGCTGTACCCGACGGAAGTGCCGATTGTATCTCGCGAGGACTGGATTAAATCCGGCGAGCTGCAAGGGCTTTCTCTTCGCGATGTGGCGCTCTCCGTATGGAATGAAAAAGGCAAAAAGCTGATCTCCCACAGGGGCGATATGATTTTTACCCATTTCGGGTTGTCCGGTCCGATTGCGCTGCGCTGCAGCCAGTTTCTGCGGCAGGTTCAGCGCAAGACAGGAAAACAATCCGTCGAACTTTCCATTGATCTGTTCCCCGATATGCGGCCGAATGAGACGGAAGCGCAGCTGCGGGACAGGCTGGAAGCAGAGTCCAAAAAAGCGGTTCGTAACGCGCTAAAGGGGCTGCTGCCGGAACGGCTTATTCCGCTTCTGCTGTCTAAATCCGGAATTGACGGCGACCTTACTGGGCCTCATCTCTCCAAAAGCAACCTTGCGGCGCTCGCCGCCCTAATGAAGCGCATGCCGGTTCTTGCTCACGGTACCCGTCCTTTGGAGGAAGCGTTTGTTACGGGGGGCGGCATCCATTTGAAGGAAGTCGATCCTGGAACCATGCAGTCAAAGCTGATGCCGGGTCTGTATTTCTGCGGTGAAATCCTGGATATACACGGATATACGGGTGGGTATAATATCACTGCGGCTTTCTCTACGGGATATACGGCCGGGATGCATGCCGCCCGGCAGGAAGCCTGA
- a CDS encoding two-component system sensor histidine kinase NtrB, with protein MLSSSLFGIVNLNWGVLPAFIGMLYGGFRSRVVLGGLLLGCTSVFSYPATPIHILLDSNILIFPLVFSLAKRFKRGTDLEKISIMWGLLASCTLFRVLAPLLDGKSYSGLQTDEIVLILSMLFFRFLLGGLMIYLIESALDKLEIDERMAHMSEKFRQETDNFQQITNMVPLSIISIDDNYKITSINDTMMKKLENRLPNIKRSDVLFLPVFDLIHKLKLNEEKELDRLLEIIFLKHRFMERVTFSGRVLHIFAAPLVPQAPGQIGGMVLVIQDVTEEELIRNELDHVERLTLVGQMAAGITHEIRNPMAVVRGFLQLMREKSPSDMDSYYQIVMDELDRANSIITDFLSLAQSGISSKEDGNLHDVIEELAPLLWADANLRGQSVELKLCDSLPVLRLNIKEIKQVVLNLGRNAMEAMEPKGVLTLETRCESGMVELLVKDTGCGMSELELEKLFVPFFTTKDQGTGLGLPLCLSIVERHGGTISVDSRTGAGTVFTVSFPYEAQEKATYAEV; from the coding sequence TTGCTGTCCAGCAGTCTGTTCGGGATTGTCAATTTAAACTGGGGAGTGCTTCCGGCGTTTATCGGTATGTTATATGGAGGCTTCCGCTCCAGGGTTGTTCTTGGGGGATTGCTGCTGGGCTGCACCAGTGTATTCTCCTATCCGGCCACGCCGATCCATATTCTGCTTGATTCGAATATTTTAATATTCCCGCTGGTATTCAGTCTGGCCAAAAGATTCAAGCGGGGAACGGATTTGGAGAAAATTTCGATTATGTGGGGATTGCTGGCATCGTGCACCTTGTTTAGAGTGCTTGCCCCTCTGCTCGACGGCAAAAGTTACTCCGGGCTGCAGACGGATGAAATCGTGCTTATCCTAAGCATGCTGTTTTTCAGATTCCTGCTGGGTGGTTTAATGATCTACTTGATTGAATCTGCCTTGGACAAGCTGGAAATTGATGAGCGCATGGCTCATATGTCCGAGAAATTCAGGCAGGAAACCGATAATTTCCAACAGATTACCAATATGGTGCCCTTAAGCATTATTTCCATTGACGATAACTACAAGATTACCAGCATTAACGATACGATGATGAAGAAATTGGAGAATCGGCTGCCTAATATAAAAAGGAGCGATGTTCTGTTTCTTCCCGTGTTCGACCTGATACATAAGCTGAAGCTCAACGAGGAAAAGGAATTGGACCGCCTTCTGGAGATTATTTTTCTTAAACACAGGTTCATGGAAAGGGTAACTTTCTCAGGAAGAGTTCTGCATATTTTTGCCGCTCCCCTGGTTCCGCAAGCACCCGGGCAGATCGGAGGGATGGTTCTGGTCATTCAAGATGTGACGGAGGAAGAGCTGATCCGAAACGAACTGGACCATGTCGAGCGGTTGACGCTGGTAGGTCAGATGGCGGCTGGGATTACCCATGAGATTCGCAATCCGATGGCGGTGGTCCGCGGTTTTCTGCAATTGATGAGAGAGAAAAGCCCTTCAGATATGGATTCTTATTACCAGATTGTTATGGATGAGCTGGACCGGGCCAACAGTATTATTACCGACTTTCTGTCGCTTGCGCAGAGCGGCATATCCAGCAAGGAGGACGGCAATCTTCATGATGTGATCGAAGAATTGGCGCCGCTGCTGTGGGCCGATGCGAATCTTCGCGGGCAAAGCGTTGAACTCAAGCTGTGCGATTCCCTGCCGGTTCTGCGGCTCAATATTAAGGAAATCAAGCAGGTTGTTCTGAACCTGGGACGCAATGCCATGGAAGCGATGGAGCCGAAGGGAGTGCTGACGCTGGAAACCCGCTGTGAGTCGGGAATGGTGGAGCTGCTGGTAAAGGATACGGGTTGCGGAATGTCGGAGCTGGAGCTCGAGAAGCTGTTCGTTCCTTTCTTCACCACCAAGGATCAAGGGACCGGGCTGGGCCTCCCGCTATGCCTCAGTATCGTCGAGCGGCACGGCGGTACGATTTCCGTCGATTCCCGCACGGGAGCCGGAACGGTCTTCACCGTGTCCTTTCCTTACGAGGCTCAGGAGAAAGCGACGTACGCCGAAGTTTAA
- a CDS encoding BrxA/BrxB family bacilliredoxin: MSMSFDQYMRDSIQPMRDDLTNIGFTELRTPEEVEAALPSTKGTSLVVVNSVCGCAAGQCRPGVAQALQNEIKPDHLFTVFAGQEKEATAKAREYFAPYPPSSPSIALMKDGELVHFIERHGVENRSAAEIAEELKEIFDRYCQ, translated from the coding sequence ATGTCCATGTCTTTTGACCAATATATGAGAGATTCAATCCAACCGATGCGCGACGATCTGACCAATATCGGCTTTACGGAGCTGAGAACGCCGGAGGAAGTGGAAGCCGCACTGCCAAGCACCAAGGGAACCTCGCTTGTCGTTGTCAACTCTGTCTGCGGATGTGCCGCCGGACAATGCCGCCCCGGCGTTGCCCAGGCGCTGCAAAATGAGATCAAGCCGGATCACCTGTTCACCGTCTTTGCCGGCCAGGAGAAGGAAGCAACCGCCAAAGCGCGCGAGTATTTCGCTCCTTACCCGCCTTCTTCCCCTTCAATCGCCTTGATGAAGGATGGAGAACTGGTCCATTTTATTGAGCGTCATGGGGTGGAGAACCGCTCAGCTGCCGAAATCGCGGAAGAGCTGAAGGAAATCTTTGACCGCTACTGCCAATAA
- the nadE gene encoding ammonia-dependent NAD(+) synthetase, with the protein MSMQEEIIAALGVKPAIDAEAEVRKRVDYLKAYIVESGTKGLLIAISGGVDSAVAAGLCKRATDELTAEQGREYMTLGVFQPYGEQEDIGHSYAVAQTFGLKTVETNIEDAVDEIALETEYALKAMGQHRHMTHQGKGNIKARTRMVIQYALSFENNLLVVGTDHASEAITGFYTKWGDGAVDIAPLSSLNKRQVRQLASYLGVPAEIIEKAPTAGLWAGQTDEAELGITYEDNSDYLEGKTVRPEAAELLEKFYRRTAHKRGVIRGI; encoded by the coding sequence GTGAGCATGCAGGAAGAGATCATTGCCGCCCTCGGCGTAAAACCGGCGATCGATGCGGAGGCGGAAGTAAGGAAGAGAGTCGATTATCTGAAAGCGTATATTGTGGAATCGGGAACCAAGGGACTGTTGATTGCGATAAGCGGAGGCGTGGACAGCGCGGTGGCCGCTGGTTTATGCAAACGCGCGACGGACGAGCTGACCGCCGAACAGGGCAGGGAGTATATGACGCTAGGGGTCTTCCAGCCTTATGGGGAGCAGGAGGATATCGGACACAGCTACGCGGTTGCCCAAACGTTCGGGCTTAAGACGGTGGAGACGAATATAGAGGATGCTGTTGACGAGATCGCGCTTGAAACGGAGTATGCGCTGAAGGCAATGGGACAGCACCGCCATATGACGCATCAGGGCAAAGGGAATATCAAAGCGAGAACGCGGATGGTGATCCAGTATGCGCTCTCCTTTGAGAACAACCTGCTCGTGGTCGGCACCGACCACGCATCCGAAGCGATCACCGGCTTTTACACCAAATGGGGCGACGGAGCCGTAGATATTGCGCCGCTTTCTTCCCTGAACAAACGCCAAGTCCGCCAGCTGGCCTCTTATCTCGGCGTTCCTGCCGAAATCATCGAGAAGGCGCCGACCGCCGGATTGTGGGCCGGACAGACGGATGAAGCCGAGCTCGGTATTACATACGAGGACAACAGCGATTACCTGGAAGGAAAGACGGTGAGGCCCGAAGCTGCGGAACTGCTGGAGAAATTCTACCGGAGAACTGCGCATAAGCGGGGCGTCATACGCGGCATTTAA
- a CDS encoding alpha/beta hydrolase family protein, which translates to MSRSTNFKIPAGDDAVLRCTRFPSRGAAASLIVIAHGYKGFKDWGMLPYAAESLSGKHEVVTFNFSHGGIGEDLQNFTELEKFARNTYHRELKDLEVLLSYLSQHPKLGGLPLFLLGHSRGGGDCLLYALDHPGEVAGVISWNGVTDLDLFTEEQKQDMREKGRAYVLNGRTGQQMPLDAVILEDLVLQKQRYNIIERMRTAKFPVALIQGSKDGARLRQGSEKLTAIRPDIDWIQIPEGDHTFGTVHPFAGPTPQLEQALFATEAFIDRVLHS; encoded by the coding sequence ATGAGTCGAAGCACCAATTTTAAAATACCCGCAGGGGATGACGCCGTTCTGCGTTGTACGCGCTTCCCCTCCCGGGGAGCGGCAGCCAGTCTGATCGTGATCGCTCACGGCTATAAAGGCTTCAAGGATTGGGGAATGTTACCTTATGCCGCGGAATCGCTGAGCGGGAAGCATGAGGTCGTCACCTTCAATTTCTCCCATGGCGGGATCGGCGAGGATCTCCAGAATTTCACCGAGCTTGAGAAATTCGCCCGGAATACATACCACCGTGAGCTCAAAGATCTGGAAGTGCTGCTCTCCTATCTCAGCCAGCATCCGAAGCTTGGCGGACTTCCGCTCTTCCTCCTGGGACACAGCCGGGGCGGAGGCGACTGCCTGCTGTATGCTCTTGACCATCCGGGCGAAGTCGCCGGCGTCATCTCCTGGAACGGCGTCACCGATCTGGACCTGTTCACGGAAGAACAGAAGCAGGACATGCGCGAAAAAGGCCGCGCCTATGTCCTGAACGGGCGGACCGGACAGCAAATGCCTCTGGATGCCGTCATTCTGGAGGATTTGGTGCTTCAGAAGCAGCGTTACAATATTATAGAACGGATGCGGACGGCGAAATTTCCGGTTGCGCTCATCCAGGGAAGCAAGGACGGCGCCCGTCTGCGTCAGGGGTCCGAGAAGCTGACCGCCATTAGACCGGATATCGACTGGATTCAAATTCCGGAAGGAGATCATACCTTTGGAACGGTTCATCCGTTTGCCGGGCCTACCCCGCAATTGGAGCAAGCCTTATTCGCGACTGAAGCCTTTATTGACCGGGTGCTGCACTCCTGA
- the acpS gene encoding holo-ACP synthase gives MIYGIGHDVLEIERIAVLLKGRLGGRLTRRILTGGELRLAGSRGGLTAEFAAGRFAAKEAVAKAFGSGIGAALGFADIEILPGENGRPEAVLSEKAWTRLGLPGEYPYVIHLTITHTRGLASAFAVVEQREKE, from the coding sequence TTGATATATGGAATCGGGCATGACGTGCTGGAAATCGAACGGATTGCCGTCCTGCTGAAAGGACGGCTCGGCGGCAGGCTCACACGCCGTATTCTGACCGGGGGCGAGCTTCGCCTGGCCGGAAGCCGCGGCGGCCTTACGGCCGAATTCGCCGCCGGACGGTTTGCCGCCAAGGAAGCCGTGGCCAAGGCGTTCGGGAGCGGAATCGGAGCCGCGCTGGGGTTTGCGGATATCGAAATCCTCCCCGGTGAGAACGGCAGACCCGAGGCGGTCCTTTCGGAAAAAGCCTGGACGAGGCTGGGTCTGCCAGGAGAGTATCCATACGTCATCCATCTTACGATTACGCATACCCGGGGTCTGGCGTCGGCCTTTGCCGTCGTTGAACAGCGGGAGAAGGAATAA
- a CDS encoding superoxide dismutase: MAFELPALPYPNDALEPHIDATTMEIHHDRHHNTYVTNLNAALEKAPELQGKGLEELISDLNAVPEAIRTAVRNNGGGHANHSLFWETIGPNGGGAPTGALAEAIDSELGGFEKFKEDFAAAATTRFGSGWAWLSLKDGKLAVTSTPNQDSPIMEGATPLLGLDVWEHAYYLKYQNKRPDYIKAFWNVVNWDAVGKRYESAK; this comes from the coding sequence ATGGCTTTTGAATTACCGGCACTCCCATATCCAAATGACGCACTCGAACCGCACATCGACGCGACGACGATGGAGATTCATCACGACAGACACCACAATACGTACGTGACCAACCTCAATGCCGCACTGGAAAAGGCACCCGAACTGCAAGGCAAAGGTCTTGAAGAGCTCATTTCCGATCTGAACGCGGTACCGGAAGCAATCCGCACAGCGGTCCGCAACAACGGCGGCGGGCATGCCAACCACTCCTTGTTCTGGGAAACGATCGGACCGAACGGCGGCGGCGCACCGACAGGCGCACTGGCCGAAGCGATCGACAGCGAACTGGGCGGCTTCGAGAAGTTCAAGGAAGACTTCGCTGCTGCAGCAACAACCCGATTCGGCAGCGGCTGGGCTTGGCTCTCGCTCAAGGACGGCAAACTGGCCGTAACCAGCACGCCCAACCAGGACAGCCCTATTATGGAAGGCGCGACTCCGCTGCTCGGACTTGACGTTTGGGAGCATGCTTACTACCTGAAATATCAAAACAAACGCCCCGATTACATCAAAGCGTTCTGGAACGTTGTTAACTGGGATGCCGTCGGCAAGCGCTACGAAAGCGCCAAGTAA
- a CDS encoding GNAT family N-acetyltransferase: MHVRSFQLSDCSPVTELLQAALSEECFENTIEPFSRQLSWDSDLIVVAEEEGEIVGALIGTIEKNHGCYFRIAIHPDYRRRGIGRSLVSAMESRFQARKVNGIYVVGDEHNAAALPLYEAMGYGENQIFKSVRKLSIVGQ, translated from the coding sequence ATGCACGTTCGTTCCTTTCAATTAAGCGATTGTAGTCCAGTGACTGAGCTGTTGCAAGCCGCCTTATCCGAAGAATGTTTCGAAAACACCATCGAACCTTTCTCCAGACAGCTTTCTTGGGATTCCGATCTCATTGTTGTTGCGGAAGAGGAAGGAGAAATTGTCGGAGCGCTGATTGGCACAATTGAGAAAAATCACGGTTGCTATTTCCGCATTGCCATCCATCCCGATTATCGCCGCAGAGGAATCGGCAGAAGTCTTGTATCGGCTATGGAGAGCAGATTTCAGGCGCGCAAGGTCAACGGAATTTACGTTGTCGGCGATGAGCATAATGCGGCCGCCCTCCCGCTTTACGAAGCGATGGGGTATGGCGAGAACCAAATCTTTAAATCGGTGCGAAAGCTGAGCATCGTTGGACAATAA
- the lepB gene encoding signal peptidase I, with product MELELEEGGLPYRKRSDRTSRLKKYRSLRRKKWIAEFRDWMIMAIVVFAVMSLLNLFVFNISMVKGHSMQPTLYEGERLFINKITLAFTDPKRGDIVVLHDPSSGPERKEYLVKRVVGIPGDIVEVREHKLYVNGKPVVESYVDAAIEDADFTPVPVGRGFYFVMGDNRHAGASKDSRFIGAIPLEIIVGKAAFIWWPLSKLNAL from the coding sequence ATGGAGCTGGAATTGGAAGAGGGAGGCTTGCCCTACCGCAAACGAAGCGACCGGACTTCCAGACTGAAGAAATATCGCTCCCTCCGGAGAAAAAAATGGATCGCGGAATTCAGAGACTGGATGATTATGGCGATTGTAGTATTCGCGGTTATGTCGCTGCTTAATCTGTTCGTGTTCAATATTTCCATGGTCAAGGGCCATTCAATGCAGCCTACGCTGTATGAAGGCGAACGGCTGTTTATTAATAAAATCACACTTGCGTTCACGGACCCGAAGCGCGGCGATATTGTCGTGCTGCATGATCCGAGTTCCGGGCCGGAACGGAAAGAATATCTGGTCAAACGGGTCGTCGGCATACCTGGAGATATTGTCGAAGTGCGGGAGCACAAGCTGTACGTAAACGGCAAGCCGGTTGTGGAGTCGTATGTGGACGCGGCAATTGAAGATGCGGATTTCACGCCGGTTCCCGTCGGCAGGGGATTTTATTTCGTTATGGGTGACAATCGCCATGCCGGTGCCAGCAAAGACAGCCGCTTTATCGGAGCCATTCCCCTGGAGATTATCGTTGGCAAAGCCGCCTTTATCTGGTGGCCGCTGTCGAAATTAAATGCGTTATAA
- the queG gene encoding tRNA epoxyqueuosine(34) reductase QueG, with product MSTTEYTSYAPPSPKWERLKKEIKEAAQSLGIDDIGFATAEPFLYLKNLLQDHRDKGYESGFEEPDLDKRTIPALREGRPMSILAIAVAYPSKMDNPPKSEPGERRGILARSAWGRDYHLVLREALERLEAFIRQRVPDAVMESMVDTGVLVDRAVAQRAGIGFSGKNCSVISPKWGSWIYLGELVTDIPFPPDTPVMEGCGTCTKCIDACPTGALVGPGELNAQACVSYLTQTKGFLDETYMSKIGNRLYGCDTCQIVCPYNRGKNWDHHPELLPDPEQAKPLLLPILDLSNREFKEKFGSSAAAWRGKKPIQRNAVIALGNFKDASAVPKLTEVLLRDPRPELRGAAAWSLGVIGGEAALAAVELALESERDEEVVRRLFRSKAKLAGTMEPE from the coding sequence ATGAGTACCACGGAATATACATCTTATGCGCCCCCGTCCCCAAAGTGGGAAAGACTAAAGAAGGAAATCAAGGAGGCGGCGCAGTCGCTGGGTATCGATGATATCGGATTTGCGACGGCGGAGCCGTTTCTTTATTTGAAAAATCTGCTGCAGGACCACCGGGACAAGGGCTATGAATCCGGCTTTGAGGAGCCCGATTTGGACAAGCGGACGATTCCCGCCCTGAGGGAAGGACGGCCGATGTCGATCCTTGCGATCGCTGTGGCCTATCCGTCGAAAATGGACAATCCCCCAAAGTCCGAGCCGGGCGAGCGCAGGGGCATTCTGGCGCGATCCGCTTGGGGCCGCGACTATCATCTCGTGCTGCGCGAGGCGCTGGAGCGACTGGAAGCCTTTATCCGGCAGCGGGTACCGGACGCGGTGATGGAGAGTATGGTGGATACCGGCGTTCTGGTTGACCGGGCGGTGGCTCAGCGGGCCGGGATTGGCTTCAGCGGCAAAAATTGCTCGGTCATTTCACCGAAATGGGGCTCGTGGATCTACCTGGGCGAATTGGTCACAGACATCCCCTTTCCGCCCGATACACCTGTGATGGAAGGCTGCGGCACATGCACGAAATGCATTGACGCTTGTCCGACGGGCGCCCTGGTTGGGCCCGGAGAGCTTAACGCTCAGGCGTGCGTCTCTTATCTGACGCAGACCAAAGGCTTTCTGGACGAAACGTACATGTCCAAAATCGGCAACCGCCTGTACGGCTGCGACACCTGCCAAATTGTCTGTCCTTACAACCGGGGAAAGAACTGGGATCACCATCCTGAGCTTCTGCCCGATCCTGAGCAGGCGAAGCCGCTGCTTCTGCCGATTCTTGACCTCAGCAACAGGGAGTTCAAGGAGAAGTTCGGAAGCAGCGCTGCGGCCTGGAGGGGGAAGAAGCCGATCCAGCGCAACGCAGTCATCGCGCTCGGTAATTTCAAGGATGCTTCCGCCGTGCCGAAGCTGACGGAAGTGCTGCTCCGTGACCCGCGTCCGGAGCTGCGCGGCGCGGCGGCCTGGTCACTTGGCGTCATCGGCGGCGAAGCGGCTCTTGCGGCCGTGGAACTTGCGCTTGAGAGCGAGCGGGATGAAGAGGTCGTCAGACGTTTGTTCAGGTCGAAAGCCAAGCTGGCAGGGACAATGGAGCCTGAATGA
- a CDS encoding YneF family protein, producing MDIALPIITLVVGLIGGFFIGVYYLRKQMTNMQNDPEMLQKVAKQMGYNLNSKQMQRAQQMMKNQNVPGRPAGGGKGQKRKSK from the coding sequence ATGGATATCGCTCTTCCTATTATTACACTGGTTGTGGGGCTGATCGGCGGCTTCTTCATCGGTGTATATTATCTGCGCAAGCAAATGACCAACATGCAGAACGATCCGGAAATGCTGCAAAAGGTTGCCAAGCAGATGGGATATAATTTGAACAGTAAGCAAATGCAGCGCGCCCAGCAAATGATGAAGAACCAGAACGTGCCGGGACGTCCTGCCGGCGGCGGCAAAGGACAAAAAAGAAAGAGCAAGTAA
- the folE gene encoding GTP cyclohydrolase I FolE, translating into MGGVKDYVNGSVTANREKIEYHVQKILELIGEDTGREGLLETPARVTRMYEEIFAGYSVDPKEALGVTFDESHEELVIVKDIVYYSQCEHHMAPFFGKVHIGYIPSGRIAGLSKLARLTEAVTRRLQVQERITSQIADIMTEVLHPHGVMVVVEGEHLCMCARGVKKPGSKTVTSAVRGTFRKNPAARAEFLSLIKE; encoded by the coding sequence ATGGGCGGCGTCAAAGATTATGTGAACGGAAGCGTAACGGCGAACCGTGAGAAGATAGAGTATCATGTCCAGAAAATATTGGAGCTCATCGGCGAGGATACCGGACGGGAAGGACTGCTCGAGACACCTGCGCGGGTAACCCGGATGTACGAGGAGATATTCGCCGGATACTCCGTCGATCCGAAAGAGGCGCTTGGCGTTACCTTCGACGAGTCCCACGAAGAGCTCGTCATCGTCAAGGACATCGTCTATTACAGCCAGTGCGAACACCATATGGCTCCTTTCTTCGGCAAGGTGCATATCGGGTACATTCCGAGTGGACGCATTGCCGGGCTAAGCAAGCTGGCACGGCTGACGGAAGCCGTAACGCGCCGCCTGCAGGTGCAGGAGCGCATCACTTCGCAGATCGCCGATATCATGACCGAAGTGCTTCATCCGCACGGCGTCATGGTGGTCGTTGAAGGCGAGCATCTGTGCATGTGCGCTCGGGGCGTTAAGAAGCCGGGCAGCAAGACGGTTACCTCGGCTGTCAGAGGGACTTTCCGTAAGAACCCTGCAGCCCGGGCGGAATTTTTGTCGTTAATTAAGGAATAA
- a CDS encoding Fe-Mn family superoxide dismutase — protein MQYVYGPPPAVGILNEIAFWKKQEKENAGLIKLAVPELTEPYVKLMDEWDAVFFATEQSARSLLETALSPASAGSVDPAEINKLAAVSCEQSREFIRQLHAVKEQIPDLRGGAAETLLPHVIRETEYFLGVLGGLGHPGANFGVARSNTADQPADAPPGPSAISAAAQDPALSIAHRDLPSVPIGGHKLPPLPYPYNALEPYIDEKTMRIHHDKHHQTYVDGLNKAEKKLADARKSGDFDLVKHWERELAFHGAGHYLHTIFWDEMSPQGGGRPTGALLGAIERDFGSYDAFKKQFSEAADKVEGGGWAILVWSPRSRRLEILTAEKHQNLSQWDVIPLLALDVWEHAYYLKHQNKRADYIQDWWKVVNWPYVSERYAAASKLAWKPY, from the coding sequence ATGCAGTATGTATATGGACCGCCGCCTGCGGTGGGGATATTGAATGAAATTGCATTCTGGAAAAAACAAGAAAAGGAGAATGCGGGACTCATCAAGCTCGCCGTTCCCGAACTGACAGAGCCTTATGTGAAGCTGATGGATGAATGGGACGCCGTCTTCTTTGCTACGGAGCAAAGCGCCCGGAGCCTGCTGGAGACGGCGCTTTCGCCTGCGTCGGCCGGGAGCGTCGACCCGGCCGAGATTAACAAGCTGGCGGCGGTTTCCTGCGAACAATCCCGGGAATTCATCCGTCAGCTGCATGCCGTTAAAGAGCAGATACCGGACCTCAGGGGAGGAGCGGCGGAGACCTTACTACCTCATGTTATCCGGGAGACAGAGTATTTTCTCGGCGTTCTTGGCGGGTTGGGCCATCCCGGTGCGAACTTCGGGGTCGCTCGGAGTAACACGGCCGATCAACCGGCCGATGCGCCGCCCGGGCCATCTGCCATCAGCGCGGCCGCGCAGGACCCGGCGCTTTCTATCGCCCACCGGGACCTGCCGTCCGTACCGATCGGAGGGCATAAGCTTCCCCCGCTGCCGTATCCCTATAACGCCCTTGAACCGTACATCGACGAGAAGACGATGCGGATTCATCACGATAAGCATCATCAAACCTATGTGGACGGCCTGAACAAAGCGGAGAAAAAGCTGGCTGATGCCCGAAAGAGCGGCGATTTCGATCTGGTCAAGCATTGGGAGCGGGAGCTTGCCTTTCACGGGGCCGGCCACTATCTGCACACGATATTCTGGGATGAAATGTCTCCGCAGGGCGGAGGCCGCCCGACCGGCGCTTTACTTGGAGCCATCGAGCGGGACTTCGGAAGCTATGACGCCTTCAAGAAGCAGTTCAGCGAAGCCGCCGACAAGGTGGAGGGCGGAGGCTGGGCTATTCTCGTCTGGAGTCCGCGCAGCCGCCGACTGGAGATCTTAACGGCGGAGAAGCACCAGAACTTGTCCCAGTGGGATGTCATACCGCTGCTTGCTCTGGATGTCTGGGAGCATGCCTACTACCTGAAGCATCAGAACAAGCGCGCCGATTATATTCAGGATTGGTGGAAGGTTGTTAACTGGCCTTATGTATCCGAAAGATATGCCGCGGCAAGCAAGCTCGCCTGGAAGCCTTACTAA